One window from the genome of Epinephelus fuscoguttatus linkage group LG3, E.fuscoguttatus.final_Chr_v1 encodes:
- the foxe1 gene encoding forkhead box protein E1 produces MSRACDAKGGVAPQVLSGGNTLFRISWEKQLAPEELLDLDLKTDISEVFMTMPVVKVEKDSPADTTLPASNPPPQTEEQPRGRRRKRPLQRGKPPYSYIALISMAIANSPDRKLTLGGIYKFITERFPFYRDNSKKWQNSIRHNLTLNDCFIKIPREPGRPGKGNYWALDPNAEDMFESGSFLRRRKRFKRCDLSTYAAYVHETPVFSPVQIARSATYSNSVYNNMTVSPAYGQQLPSAYYPSSSPPGFGPGQTRMFSINNLIGHATPASMLGGQGSEVMQQPGRTFSPEGLTNGSSPCSLGAPAFQSQQCGGAISSRSSTHPGFTYSGPNSHPHHLTHQSSYGQGHSQGYAATGRLHPSAHGSMEPMDHYGRVSPVQLGSFSQYNSAAGPITNTGGYLRHPTYPGNMDRFVSAI; encoded by the exons ATGTCAAGAGCATGTGATGCTAAGGGGGGTGTGGCCCCTCAGGTGCTCAGTGGAGGCAATACACTCTTCAG GATCTCCTGGGAAAAGCAACTTGCACCTGAAGAGCTGCTGGACTTGGACTTAAAGACA GACATTTCTGAAGTGTTCATGACAATGCCGGTGGTCAAAGTGGAGAAAGACTCTCCAGCAGACACCACCTTGCCTGCTTCCAACCCTCCACCGCAGACGGAGGAGCAGCCCAGAGGTcggaggaggaagagacctctccAGAGAGGGAAACCCCCGTACAGCTACATCGCACTCATTTCCATGGCCATAGCCAACTCTCCAGACCGCAAGCTGACTCTGGGGGGCATCTACAAGTTCATCACAGAGCGCTTCCCCTTCTACAGAGACAATTCAAAGAAATGGCAGAACTCCATCCGCCATAACTTGACTCTCAATGATTGCTTTATCAAGATCCCCCGAGAGCCGGGGCGGCCAGGGAAGGGCAACTACTGGGCTTTAGACCCGAATGCAGAGGACATGTTCGAGAGTGGCAGCTTCCTGAGGCGCAGGAAGAGGTTTAAGCGCTGTGACTTGAGCACTTACGCTGCATATGTCCATGAGACACCAGTTTTCTCTCCTGTCCAGATTGCAAGATCGGCTACATATTCCAACTCAGTCTACAACAACATGACGGTCAGTCCGGCCTACGGGCAGCAGCTGCCCTCTGCCTATTACccctcctcatctcctcctgGGTTCGGTCCTGGTCAGACCCGCATGTTCAGCATCAATAACCTTATAGGACACGCGACTCCAGCGAGCATGCTGGGAGGTCAAGGGTCAGAGGTGATGCAGCAGCCCGGCCGGACCTTCAGTCCTGAGGGGCTCACAAACGGATCCAGTCCCTGCAGCCTGGGAGCCCCGGCTTTCCAGAGCCAACAGTGTGGAGGAGCCATATCATCACGCTCCTCTACGCATCCTGGGTTCACCTACTCTGGGCCAAACAGCCACCCACACCACCTTACACACCAGAGCTCATACGGACAGGGCCACAGCCAGGGGTACGCAGCGACAGGACGCCTCCATCCCTCAGCCCACGGGTCTATGGAGCCCATGGACCACTACGGCAGGGTCTCGCCAGTGCAGCTGGGCTCTTTCTCCCAGTATAACAGTGCTGCAGGTCCTATCACCAACACTGGGGGCTACCTGAGACACCCCACATACCCAGGGAATATGGACAGGTTTGTGTCTGCTATCTGA